One region of Macadamia integrifolia cultivar HAES 741 chromosome 11, SCU_Mint_v3, whole genome shotgun sequence genomic DNA includes:
- the LOC122093303 gene encoding protein IQ-DOMAIN 17-like — MGKKGGTSWLTAVKRAFRSPSKESEKRSSRRKEDHEQEEDENKREKRKWIFRKPSNHEPVTQQSKAKPAATTTSPTPIAAAATAEQKHAIAVAVATAATAEAAVATAKAAVEVVRLTKPSNFVKEHYAAIVIQTAFRGYLARRALRALKGLVKLQALARGYNVRKQAKMTLQCMQALVRVQTRMRDQRLKLSLDEGRKSMFRDTNSLWKSRYLQDIAERNSLSRDGSSTVDDWDDRPHTVEEIQDMLQSKKEAAFKREKVLAHAFSHQIWRSGKNSSNDDEEELEDGPKWTGRWMPTKPWESRGRSSTDQKEHIKTVKIDTSRPYSYPTPTNRRSLQQPGTHGLASPLHRAYQQHLSVHQSLVTPSPCKTGPLQVRSASPRCQREERIYPTAHTLSLESSNYNSIGMRHHGTASGTGAMPNYMAATESAKARVRSQSAPRQRPLTPERERLGSAKKRLSFPVPDTYNSGYGGGYNYSHNLRNQSFKSIHGGHLGMEQQSYLSSCCTDSHGSEVSPSSTGDLRRWLR, encoded by the exons AAACGTGAGAAGCGAAAATGGATTTTCCGAAAACCTTCGAATCATGAACCGGTCACACAACAATCCAAAGCAAAGCCAGCAGCTACGACAACTTCGCCGACTCCAATTGCTGCAGCTGCAACCGCTGAGCAAAAGCATGCCATTGCTGTTGCAGTGGCGACCGCAGCTACAGCTGAGGCGGCCGTTGCTACGGCAAAAGCCGCCGTGGAAGTGGTTCGCCTCACCAAGCCTTCTAATTTCGTTAAAGAACACTACGCAGCAATTGTTATTCAGACCGCCTTCAGAGGATATTTG GCAAGGAGAGCTCTTCGTGCGCTGAAGGGGCTTGTAAAGCTCCAAGCTTTGGCGAGAGGGTATAACGTTCGAAAACAAGCGAAGATGACGCTTCAGTGCATGCAAGCTCTGGTCAGAGTGCAAACTCGGATGCGCGATCAACGCCTGAAGCTTTCCCTGGATGAAGGTAGAAAGTCCATGTTCAGAGACACCAACAGCTTATGGAAGTCGCGGTATCTTCAGGACATTGCAGAGAGAAACTCTTTA TCAAGAGATGGAAGTAGCACTGTAGACGATTGGGACGATCGCCCACACACAGTTGAAGAGATTCAGGACATGTTACAGAGCAAAAAGGAAGCTGCTTTTAAACGCGAAAAAGTCCTCGCCCACGCCTTCTCTCACCag ATATGGAGATCTGGTAAGAACTCCTCAAATGATGACGAGGAAGAGCTAGAAGATGGACCAAAATGGACGGGTAGGTGGATGCCCACGAAACCATGGGAAAGCAGGGGAAGATCTTCAACTGATCAAAAGGAACACATTAAGACCGTCAAAATCGATACGTCTCGTCCTTATTCTTATCCAACCCCTACGAACAGAAGATCGCTGCAACAACCTGGCACGCATGGTCTTGCATCTCCTCTCCACAGAGCTTACCAGCAGCATCTCTCTGTTCACCAATCCCTTGTCACGCCTTCTCCGTGCAAAACAGGGCCTCTGCAAGTACGTTCGGCCAGCCCTCGATGCCAAAGAGAAGAACGAATCTACCCAACGGCTCACACCCTGAGCTTAGAGTCCAGTAATTACAACAGCATTGGGATGCGTCACCATGGAACTGCTTCAGGGACTGGGGCAATGCCCAACTACATGGCTGCCACAGAATCGGCAAAAGCGCGGGTTAGATCACAGAGTGCTCCGAGACAGCGGCCACTGACGCCAGAAAGAGAGCGACTGGGGTCAGCGAAAAAGCGTCTCTCCTTTCCCGTTCCGGACACATACAATAGTGGCTATGGCGGTGGATACAACTACAGCCACAACTTGAGGAACCAAAGCTTTAAGAGCATTCATGGAGGTCATTTAGGGATGGAGCAACAATCGTATCTGTCTTCTTGTTGCACGGACAGCCACGGTAGTGAAGTCTCTCCCTCATCGACCGGTGACCTCAGGAGATGGTTGCGCTGA
- the LOC122092847 gene encoding growth-regulating factor 4-like isoform X1 → MMRMHHNRPLPSSGRPHDKNGYDNGDVVGAAGPTFHDRSYREEEEEGGGGGHGGVSAAKTPQPLSTTAFESPAGMMVASMSFPFTSAQWQELERQALIYKYMVASAPVPPDLLTPICRHFSDTAAAAPHSTFARSSCFNLRFSSGIDPEPGRCRRTDGKKWRCSRDAAPDQKYCERHMHRGRPRSRKPVEVHLRADINNIDGNNKRLAPIKPPETASPCLSNISSNNTTSNHQLSGLLCRSDFKASPFDNMFPLASYKELRGVDWMMKGETVPIASSNQQWPQLIYPKANASAFRQPYEGESSLNSFSNFGAGERSEAPHQNDQCFHFLNPEVTSFGEPSSLEQRRTPRGFIDAWSIPARSNTGSRSSMCLDGELPRSALTLSMPGVNFSNEDSDQIQMGLGVNASSSWIPSPPGGPLAEVLRPSVAQGCRGGGSGKSSSCGGGGLNFMSVAWGNSVDTACSPGTTANSSPSEVLQQNLGSVSDGSGSSSPAF, encoded by the exons ATGATGAGAATGCATCATAATCGTCCACTTCCTTCGTCTGGAAGGCCTCATGATAAGAATGGTTATGATAATGGAGATGTTGTTGGTGCTGCTGGACCTACTTTTCATGACAGAAGTTAcagggaggaggaggaagaaggtggtggaggtggtcaTGGTGGGGTTTCAGCGGCAAAGACTCCGCAGCCTTTAAGCACTACCGCCTTCGAATCCCCAG CAGGAATGATGGTGGCTTCTATGAGTTTCCCTTTTACATCAGCTCAGTGGCAGGAGCTGGAGCGACAGGCTTTGATCTACAAGTACATGGTAGCATCTGCCCCTGTTCCTCCTGATCTCCTCACGCCTATTTGCAGGCATTTCTCAGACACTGCTGCGGCTGCTCCCCACTCTACCT TTGCTCGGAGTTCTTGTTTCAATCTACGATTCTCGAGCGGCATCGATCCTGAGCCGGGAAGGTGCCGCCGAACGGATGGGAAGAAATGGCGGTGCTCGAGAGATGCGGCGCCTGATCAGAAATACTGTGAGCGACACATGCACAGAGGCCGCCCCCGTTCAAGAAAGCCTGTGGAAGTACATCTACGAGCCGATATTAACAATATCGACGGCAACAACAAGCGCTTGGCTCCAATAAAACCACCAGAGACGGCGTCCCCATGCCTCTCCAACATTTCGTCCAATAATACCACTAGCAATCATCAGCTATCTGGGCTTCTCTGCCGCTCAGATTTCAAGGCCTCCCCTTTCGATAACATGTTTCCTCTTGCATCATATAAGGAACTCAG GGGTGTGGACTGGATGATGAAAGGGGAAACGGTTCCTATTGCTTCCTCGAATCAACAATGGCCGCAACTAATTTACCCGAAAGCAAATGCCTCTGCTTTCCGACAGCCTTACGAAGGAGAGTCGAGTTTGAACTCTTTTTCGAATTTTGGTGCTGGGGAACGATCCGAAGCTCCCCATCAGAACGATCAGTGCTTCCACTTTCTGAACCCCGAAGTAACTTCCTTTGGTGAGCCTTCAAGTCTCGAGCAGCGGCGGACGCCCAGAGGGTTTATAGACGCGTGGTCAATCCCAGCAAGATCAAATACAGGGAGTAGGTCGTCAATGTGTTTGGATGGGGAGCTACCTCGGTCTGCACTTACATTATCGATGCCCGGTGTCAACTTCTCCAACGAAGACAGTGATCAGATTCAAATGGGTCTTGGGGTAAATGCTTCCTCTTCGTGGATACCTTCGCCACCTGGTGGACCGTTAGCTGAAGTGTTGCGACCTAGCGTCGCGCAAGGCTGCCGTGGCGGTGGCAGTGGCAAGAGCAGCTCATGTGGAGGCGGGGGCCTCAATTTCATGTCCGTCGCATGGGGTAATAGCGTTGATACCGCCTGCAGCCCAGGAACGACTGCAAATTCATCTCCATCCGAAGTGCTGCAGCAGAACCTGGGTTCTGTCTCAGATGGAAGCGGTAGCAGCAGCCCTGCCTTCTAG
- the LOC122092847 gene encoding growth-regulating factor 4-like isoform X2, whose translation MMRMHHNRPLPSSGRPHDKNGYDNGDVVGAAGPTFHDRSYREEEEEGGGGGHGGVSAAKTPQPLSTTAFESPGMMVASMSFPFTSAQWQELERQALIYKYMVASAPVPPDLLTPICRHFSDTAAAAPHSTFARSSCFNLRFSSGIDPEPGRCRRTDGKKWRCSRDAAPDQKYCERHMHRGRPRSRKPVEVHLRADINNIDGNNKRLAPIKPPETASPCLSNISSNNTTSNHQLSGLLCRSDFKASPFDNMFPLASYKELRGVDWMMKGETVPIASSNQQWPQLIYPKANASAFRQPYEGESSLNSFSNFGAGERSEAPHQNDQCFHFLNPEVTSFGEPSSLEQRRTPRGFIDAWSIPARSNTGSRSSMCLDGELPRSALTLSMPGVNFSNEDSDQIQMGLGVNASSSWIPSPPGGPLAEVLRPSVAQGCRGGGSGKSSSCGGGGLNFMSVAWGNSVDTACSPGTTANSSPSEVLQQNLGSVSDGSGSSSPAF comes from the exons ATGATGAGAATGCATCATAATCGTCCACTTCCTTCGTCTGGAAGGCCTCATGATAAGAATGGTTATGATAATGGAGATGTTGTTGGTGCTGCTGGACCTACTTTTCATGACAGAAGTTAcagggaggaggaggaagaaggtggtggaggtggtcaTGGTGGGGTTTCAGCGGCAAAGACTCCGCAGCCTTTAAGCACTACCGCCTTCGAATCCCCAG GAATGATGGTGGCTTCTATGAGTTTCCCTTTTACATCAGCTCAGTGGCAGGAGCTGGAGCGACAGGCTTTGATCTACAAGTACATGGTAGCATCTGCCCCTGTTCCTCCTGATCTCCTCACGCCTATTTGCAGGCATTTCTCAGACACTGCTGCGGCTGCTCCCCACTCTACCT TTGCTCGGAGTTCTTGTTTCAATCTACGATTCTCGAGCGGCATCGATCCTGAGCCGGGAAGGTGCCGCCGAACGGATGGGAAGAAATGGCGGTGCTCGAGAGATGCGGCGCCTGATCAGAAATACTGTGAGCGACACATGCACAGAGGCCGCCCCCGTTCAAGAAAGCCTGTGGAAGTACATCTACGAGCCGATATTAACAATATCGACGGCAACAACAAGCGCTTGGCTCCAATAAAACCACCAGAGACGGCGTCCCCATGCCTCTCCAACATTTCGTCCAATAATACCACTAGCAATCATCAGCTATCTGGGCTTCTCTGCCGCTCAGATTTCAAGGCCTCCCCTTTCGATAACATGTTTCCTCTTGCATCATATAAGGAACTCAG GGGTGTGGACTGGATGATGAAAGGGGAAACGGTTCCTATTGCTTCCTCGAATCAACAATGGCCGCAACTAATTTACCCGAAAGCAAATGCCTCTGCTTTCCGACAGCCTTACGAAGGAGAGTCGAGTTTGAACTCTTTTTCGAATTTTGGTGCTGGGGAACGATCCGAAGCTCCCCATCAGAACGATCAGTGCTTCCACTTTCTGAACCCCGAAGTAACTTCCTTTGGTGAGCCTTCAAGTCTCGAGCAGCGGCGGACGCCCAGAGGGTTTATAGACGCGTGGTCAATCCCAGCAAGATCAAATACAGGGAGTAGGTCGTCAATGTGTTTGGATGGGGAGCTACCTCGGTCTGCACTTACATTATCGATGCCCGGTGTCAACTTCTCCAACGAAGACAGTGATCAGATTCAAATGGGTCTTGGGGTAAATGCTTCCTCTTCGTGGATACCTTCGCCACCTGGTGGACCGTTAGCTGAAGTGTTGCGACCTAGCGTCGCGCAAGGCTGCCGTGGCGGTGGCAGTGGCAAGAGCAGCTCATGTGGAGGCGGGGGCCTCAATTTCATGTCCGTCGCATGGGGTAATAGCGTTGATACCGCCTGCAGCCCAGGAACGACTGCAAATTCATCTCCATCCGAAGTGCTGCAGCAGAACCTGGGTTCTGTCTCAGATGGAAGCGGTAGCAGCAGCCCTGCCTTCTAG